A DNA window from Chitinibacter fontanus contains the following coding sequences:
- a CDS encoding shikimate kinase produces MPGMKMPGNFFLVGLMGAGKTTVGRALAKAAGKTFYDSDHEIEAKTGARIPTIFELEGENGFRQREAEAITELTQLKNIVLATGGGAVLNPLNRAALRRHGYVIYLCATPEELYQRTCHDKNRPLLQTADPKARLSELFAIRDPLYREVADLVMDTSQQSVNSLLQLLLKELERKT; encoded by the coding sequence ATGCCTGGTATGAAAATGCCAGGCAATTTTTTTTTAGTCGGCCTAATGGGAGCCGGCAAAACGACGGTCGGTCGTGCTTTAGCAAAAGCCGCGGGTAAAACATTTTATGATTCTGATCATGAAATTGAGGCGAAAACTGGTGCACGCATTCCAACCATTTTTGAACTTGAGGGCGAGAACGGTTTTCGGCAGCGCGAGGCAGAGGCTATTACAGAGTTAACGCAGCTGAAAAATATCGTATTAGCTACAGGTGGTGGTGCGGTACTAAATCCGCTCAATCGTGCAGCACTTCGCCGTCATGGCTATGTGATCTATCTGTGTGCGACGCCTGAAGAGCTATATCAGCGGACTTGCCATGATAAGAACCGCCCGCTGCTACAAACGGCAGATCCGAAGGCACGTTTGAGTGAATTGTTTGCCATTCGCGATCCACTTTACCGTGAAGTGGCTGATCTTGTTATGGATACAAGTCAACAAAGCGTTAATTCACTGCTGCAACTGCTCCTTAAAGAACTGGAACGTAAAACATGA
- a CDS encoding penicillin-binding protein 1A, which translates to MTKKIFLICFTIFACLTLVAICLSGLAIAVTYPKLPSLEALTDYKPKVPLRVFTADKVLIGEFGEERRAFTPIDKVPKQMINALLAAEDERFYEHGGIDYLGVLRAIGGNLISGHARSGASTITMQVARNFYLSNEKTFSRKFNEALLSFKIEHNLSKDQILELYINQIYLGQRAYGFASAAQIYYGKSIDKLSIAEMAMLAGLPKAPSAYNPVVNPKRAKLRQMYVLRRMHELKTITDTEYTQAQTEQLTVNKSALQFPVHAEYVAEMVRQMMFERYKDAIYTEGYQVYTTIDSKTQQAAYDALRGGLIDYDTRHGYRGPEGFIDPNLLVAGEEEQLDEALSNIKDTDDLRTAVVIAADTKSVTAYIKGEEKITIQGNGLRFARSALSDKNAPATRIRPGAVIRIRATDQGWTISQLPQVEGALVALNPEQGAIQALVGGFDYNRNNFNHVTQAWRQPGSSFKPFIYSAALERGVTPSTLINDAPLVIDPQTVNGQKWEPKNYDGTYSGMTTVRKALTLSKNLVSIRILQAIGTDYAQQHITRFGFSPKNHPAYLTMALGAGSVTPLQMAEGYAVFANNGYRVRSYFIDRIEDPHGKIIAKTQPEIAGKNAPRTLDPRNAFIMTSMMEDVIKMGTATKAKVLGRNDLAGKTGTTNDAFDAWFAGFNPNLVAITWIGFDQPRSLGARETGGAAALPVWVKFMSTALNNIPENSKTIPEGVTSKTIETEKGVQTEYYLQEYPNTNSELGLGGGGGQEDSSGTQPLGEIKELLF; encoded by the coding sequence ATGACAAAAAAAATCTTTTTAATCTGCTTCACAATCTTTGCATGCTTAACTCTGGTTGCGATTTGTCTGTCTGGCCTAGCAATCGCGGTCACCTACCCCAAGCTACCATCTCTCGAAGCGTTAACAGATTACAAGCCCAAAGTGCCATTAAGAGTATTTACTGCCGACAAGGTATTGATCGGTGAGTTTGGTGAAGAACGCCGTGCCTTTACACCAATTGATAAAGTGCCCAAGCAGATGATCAACGCTCTTTTGGCAGCAGAGGATGAGCGCTTTTATGAGCACGGTGGGATTGATTATCTCGGTGTTCTTCGTGCGATTGGCGGGAATTTAATCTCTGGGCACGCCCGGTCTGGCGCAAGCACCATCACAATGCAAGTTGCCAGGAATTTTTATTTATCAAATGAAAAGACCTTTAGTCGGAAATTTAATGAAGCATTATTGTCGTTTAAGATTGAGCACAACCTCTCAAAAGATCAAATTTTAGAACTATATATTAATCAAATTTACTTAGGCCAAAGAGCCTACGGCTTCGCTTCGGCGGCACAAATTTATTATGGAAAATCGATTGATAAATTAAGCATTGCTGAGATGGCAATGTTAGCGGGCCTTCCCAAAGCGCCATCTGCTTACAATCCAGTGGTAAATCCGAAGCGTGCAAAATTGCGGCAAATGTATGTTCTACGTCGCATGCACGAACTTAAAACAATTACAGACACAGAATACACACAGGCTCAAACAGAGCAGCTCACAGTCAACAAGTCTGCACTACAATTCCCCGTACATGCTGAATATGTTGCAGAGATGGTACGTCAGATGATGTTTGAGCGTTACAAAGACGCTATTTACACCGAGGGCTATCAAGTTTATACAACGATTGACAGCAAAACTCAGCAAGCTGCCTATGACGCACTGCGTGGCGGCTTGATTGACTATGACACACGCCATGGCTATCGCGGCCCAGAGGGGTTTATTGATCCTAATTTACTCGTTGCAGGTGAAGAAGAGCAACTTGATGAGGCGCTTAGCAACATCAAAGATACCGATGATTTGCGCACTGCTGTTGTTATCGCAGCAGACACAAAAAGCGTAACAGCTTACATCAAAGGCGAAGAAAAAATCACGATTCAAGGCAATGGATTGCGCTTCGCCCGCAGTGCTTTATCAGACAAGAACGCACCTGCAACACGCATCCGCCCCGGGGCTGTTATACGCATCAGAGCAACTGATCAAGGCTGGACAATTAGTCAACTTCCTCAAGTAGAAGGCGCATTGGTCGCTCTCAATCCGGAGCAAGGCGCAATTCAAGCATTAGTTGGCGGATTTGATTACAACCGCAACAACTTTAATCACGTTACACAAGCCTGGAGGCAACCGGGCTCCAGCTTCAAGCCATTCATCTATTCAGCAGCCCTTGAGCGCGGTGTAACCCCCTCTACACTGATCAACGATGCACCTTTGGTGATCGACCCACAAACGGTAAATGGGCAAAAATGGGAGCCCAAAAACTATGATGGAACATACTCTGGAATGACAACGGTGCGTAAGGCGCTAACCCTTTCCAAGAATCTAGTCTCTATCCGAATCCTACAGGCCATCGGCACTGATTATGCGCAGCAACATATTACGCGCTTTGGTTTTTCACCAAAAAATCATCCAGCCTACCTCACAATGGCACTTGGAGCTGGTAGCGTTACGCCGCTTCAAATGGCGGAAGGCTACGCAGTATTTGCCAATAATGGTTATCGGGTTCGCTCATATTTCATCGATCGTATTGAAGACCCCCATGGCAAAATCATTGCTAAAACGCAACCTGAAATCGCCGGCAAGAATGCCCCTCGCACACTTGATCCTCGCAATGCATTCATCATGACAAGCATGATGGAGGATGTTATCAAAATGGGAACGGCCACCAAAGCCAAAGTACTCGGACGTAATGACTTGGCAGGTAAAACAGGAACAACTAACGATGCATTTGATGCATGGTTTGCCGGCTTCAATCCGAACCTAGTCGCAATAACTTGGATTGGTTTTGACCAACCTCGCTCATTAGGAGCCCGGGAAACTGGTGGAGCCGCAGCCCTACCTGTCTGGGTCAAATTCATGTCTACCGCACTCAATAATATTCCAGAGAACAGCAAAACCATACCTGAAGGTGTGACCAGCAAAACTATAGAAACAGAAAAAGGTGTTCAAACCGAATATTATTTACAAGAATACCCAAATACAAATAGCGAACTTGGACTAGGAGGCGGTGGCGGTCAGGAGGACTCAAGTGGCACACAACCGCTTGGCGAAATTAAAGAATTACTATTCTGA
- a CDS encoding PilZ domain-containing protein, whose amino-acid sequence MQRRDFFRQPIPASISAQCYVPTANRSDESAIPIVDISYGGLGLLGIHPDFELDSGQLLRGCRVELGSLGIIHCDLLIGSQSAVTLKNGIATVRTSCKFQHLTSNAKNLLQRFIFLLEQQSLNSK is encoded by the coding sequence ATGCAACGACGTGATTTTTTCCGCCAACCTATTCCTGCAAGCATTTCTGCACAATGCTATGTGCCAACAGCCAATCGTAGCGACGAGTCTGCCATTCCAATCGTTGACATTAGTTATGGCGGACTGGGACTACTGGGCATCCATCCTGATTTTGAACTAGACAGCGGGCAGCTACTGCGCGGCTGCCGAGTCGAACTTGGCTCACTAGGCATTATCCATTGCGACTTATTAATAGGATCTCAATCTGCAGTCACACTTAAAAATGGCATTGCCACAGTTCGTACTAGCTGCAAATTTCAGCACCTCACCTCGAACGCAAAAAACCTTCTTCAGCGATTTATTTTTCTGCTAGAGCAGCAGTCACTAAATTCTAAATAG
- a CDS encoding pilus assembly protein PilP: MKRWILLSLTSLALTGCLSEKNSDLKAWMNEQSEGLRGRVEPLPEVKPYQPFTYDAFVLPDPFRPSKMELAKKAGGSGIAPNTNRVKEVLENYDLEKLRMVGTLQQGKIIQALVKAPDGNLYRVKVGSYMGQDFGMVTSVSETEITLKEIVEDSGGDWVERTTTLSLDDAEQKK, translated from the coding sequence ATGAAAAGATGGATCTTGCTGAGCTTGACATCCTTAGCATTAACGGGGTGTTTAAGTGAAAAAAATAGTGATCTAAAGGCTTGGATGAATGAACAATCTGAAGGCTTGCGTGGCCGTGTCGAGCCTTTGCCTGAGGTGAAGCCTTACCAGCCGTTCACTTATGATGCATTTGTGTTACCGGATCCTTTTAGGCCAAGTAAAATGGAATTGGCGAAGAAAGCTGGCGGTAGCGGAATTGCACCCAATACGAACCGTGTTAAAGAAGTTCTTGAAAACTACGATCTTGAGAAGCTAAGAATGGTTGGAACGCTTCAGCAAGGGAAAATAATTCAGGCCTTAGTAAAGGCTCCTGATGGCAATCTTTACCGAGTTAAGGTTGGTAGCTATATGGGGCAAGACTTCGGTATGGTTACCAGCGTTTCAGAGACAGAGATCACCCTCAAAGAAATTGTAGAAGACAGTGGTGGTGATTGGGTTGAGCGGACAACGACTCTTAGCTTAGATGATGCGGAGCAAAAGAAATGA
- the pilQ gene encoding type IV pilus secretin PilQ, translating to MKMKTIMTLASQAVFLLLTPFALAVDSSSITAIDVSNVSAEKQVVKISFNGVPPTPTSFAVNTPPRIAFDFANTTNQAGKNSVQVNGAALRLINVAEGTGRTRLVFNLQKPASYETKIENNALLVTVDGAAAMSTAKGAVPVASNAKFAEAKPSGKREGIQDIDFRRGTSGEGKVVIDLSSSNVGIDIRQQGKKLLVEFSKVALAKNLERSLDVSDFGTPIQKVDTFSQGDSVKMLIEPKGNWEYSAYQTENRFVVEVRDASEKTKTVQSKPNYKGEKLSLNFQSVEIRTVLQVIAEFTGLNIITSDTVNGALTLRLKDVPWDQALDIILQAKGLDQRKSGNVMWIAPRDELASKEKQELESKKQIAELEPTRTEYFALKYTKADDMKLVLTDEKQKLLSPRGSAVIVPRTNQVIVQDIPSKLEQIRELIAKTDIPVRQVMIEARIVEAEDGFSRNLGVKFHGIYNGRGDLAGASGGLTTKNYPIAVTDPVTGLPKADTYPGPALSGNTPSVNLPAAAIGGFNPGSIAMLLAGSDGLLGLELSALEQDGKGKIVSSPRLVTADQVEAVIEDGQEIPYSESSQNGATSVSFKKATLSLKVTPQITPDGNVFMDVAVNKDSRGENTLSGPAINTKQIKTKVLVENGGTVVIGGIYIEDTTNTVTQVPLLGDIPVMGNLFKNRSTAKAKRELLIFLTPRVLQSDLTLR from the coding sequence ATGAAAATGAAGACAATAATGACCTTGGCCTCACAAGCAGTGTTTCTCTTGCTAACCCCCTTTGCGTTGGCTGTTGATAGCTCTAGCATTACAGCGATTGATGTTAGTAATGTTAGTGCCGAGAAGCAGGTGGTGAAAATCAGTTTTAATGGTGTACCACCAACGCCGACTAGCTTTGCAGTTAATACCCCGCCAAGAATTGCATTTGATTTTGCCAACACGACAAATCAGGCTGGAAAAAATTCAGTCCAAGTGAATGGCGCAGCTCTCCGTCTAATAAATGTTGCAGAAGGAACTGGCCGAACACGCTTGGTTTTTAACTTGCAAAAACCAGCTTCTTATGAAACTAAAATTGAAAATAACGCATTACTGGTGACTGTCGATGGGGCTGCCGCCATGTCAACGGCTAAAGGTGCTGTACCTGTTGCAAGTAATGCAAAATTTGCAGAGGCAAAGCCATCTGGCAAACGTGAGGGGATTCAAGATATTGATTTTCGGCGCGGTACCTCCGGTGAAGGCAAAGTGGTTATTGATTTATCAAGTTCAAATGTTGGTATTGATATTCGCCAGCAAGGTAAAAAATTATTAGTCGAATTTTCAAAAGTTGCCTTGGCCAAAAATCTTGAACGGAGTTTAGATGTTTCGGATTTTGGTACGCCAATTCAAAAAGTCGATACCTTCAGCCAAGGTGACTCAGTAAAAATGCTGATCGAGCCAAAAGGCAACTGGGAGTATTCAGCTTATCAGACCGAAAATCGCTTCGTGGTTGAGGTCCGAGACGCTAGCGAGAAAACAAAAACTGTACAGTCAAAGCCTAATTACAAAGGTGAAAAACTGTCACTCAATTTTCAGAGTGTAGAGATTCGTACGGTATTACAAGTGATTGCAGAATTCACTGGGCTTAATATTATTACTAGCGATACAGTGAATGGTGCCCTCACTTTGCGTTTGAAAGATGTGCCTTGGGATCAAGCCTTGGATATTATTTTGCAAGCTAAAGGTCTGGATCAGCGCAAATCAGGTAATGTAATGTGGATTGCTCCACGAGATGAATTGGCATCTAAGGAAAAGCAAGAGCTTGAATCTAAAAAGCAAATTGCTGAGTTGGAGCCTACTCGTACTGAGTACTTTGCTTTGAAATATACCAAAGCAGATGATATGAAATTGGTACTTACTGATGAGAAACAAAAGTTACTCTCTCCTCGTGGTAGTGCTGTAATTGTTCCACGGACCAATCAAGTTATTGTTCAGGATATACCATCTAAGCTGGAACAAATTCGTGAACTGATCGCAAAAACTGACATTCCTGTACGCCAAGTTATGATTGAGGCACGGATTGTTGAAGCTGAAGATGGCTTTAGCCGCAATTTGGGTGTTAAATTCCACGGGATCTATAATGGACGAGGCGACTTGGCTGGAGCTAGCGGTGGCCTAACAACTAAAAATTACCCGATTGCAGTTACTGACCCTGTCACTGGCTTACCAAAAGCAGATACATACCCTGGACCAGCATTGTCGGGAAATACCCCTTCTGTTAATTTGCCCGCAGCGGCTATTGGTGGTTTCAATCCAGGATCGATTGCCATGCTCTTGGCAGGCTCTGATGGTCTTCTTGGTCTAGAACTGTCGGCCTTGGAACAAGATGGCAAGGGTAAAATTGTCTCAAGTCCACGGTTGGTAACTGCAGACCAAGTTGAGGCGGTGATTGAAGATGGTCAAGAGATTCCATATTCTGAATCATCACAAAATGGTGCTACTTCAGTTTCATTCAAAAAAGCGACTTTGTCCTTGAAAGTGACTCCACAGATTACTCCTGACGGTAATGTGTTTATGGATGTGGCTGTTAACAAAGACAGCCGTGGTGAAAACACCTTAAGTGGGCCAGCAATTAACACAAAACAAATTAAAACCAAGGTCTTGGTTGAGAATGGTGGCACTGTGGTGATTGGTGGTATTTATATCGAAGATACAACGAATACAGTTACTCAGGTGCCATTGCTTGGTGATATTCCTGTAATGGGCAATTTGTTTAAAAACCGTTCTACAGCAAAAGCTAAACGTGAGTTACTTATCTTCTTAACACCACGCGTGTTACAGTCTGATCTTACATTGCGCTAA
- a CDS encoding YihY family inner membrane protein, with the protein MSDTSSLPLWRRVIGFSRFVGRRLYADRCLETAGSLTYTTLLAVVPLFTIALTVISAFPMFSGISSKFRGFIITNLVPDAAGKVVGVYMRQFADNADRLTAFGMIGLLATAILLMMTIEKSVNNIWRVRRQRKLLSRTLTYWATLTLAPLLIGLSLSLTNWLSNQAGDLTGFGIDFIKIGPMMLVIGTLSLLYLALPNCFVPRQHALTAALITGVFLELMKWLFALYLKQFGTYKLVYGAFASFPIFLLWLYVCWVIVLGGAVISATLSYWHNDGWQWDDHHGTRFEQAMRILSELALAHRESYILHINELRKRVGLGVDATQYLLDQMAERGWVESNRDGEWFLAGSSNNIMLNQVFELIVSPLSSDEKSGLAPHMEQAKAALAISLADYLTTSHPADSAASMAVSGNSPI; encoded by the coding sequence ATGTCGGATACCTCTTCCCTGCCGCTTTGGCGCCGTGTCATTGGTTTTTCCCGTTTTGTTGGGCGTAGGCTCTATGCTGATCGCTGCCTTGAAACAGCAGGCAGTTTAACGTACACCACCCTGCTTGCCGTGGTACCGCTATTCACCATCGCATTAACGGTCATTTCTGCCTTTCCCATGTTCAGTGGAATCAGCAGCAAGTTTCGTGGGTTTATCATTACTAATTTAGTGCCGGATGCGGCAGGAAAAGTGGTTGGCGTTTATATGCGGCAATTTGCCGACAATGCAGACCGACTTACCGCTTTTGGCATGATTGGTTTGCTCGCAACCGCAATTTTGCTGATGATGACTATTGAAAAGTCAGTCAATAACATTTGGCGGGTACGCCGCCAGCGCAAGCTACTTTCCAGAACTCTCACATATTGGGCCACTCTCACTCTTGCGCCACTTTTGATTGGCCTAAGCCTTTCACTAACCAACTGGTTATCGAATCAGGCTGGTGATTTGACTGGTTTTGGCATCGATTTTATTAAAATCGGCCCGATGATGCTGGTGATTGGTACTTTGAGCTTGCTCTATCTGGCATTGCCAAATTGCTTTGTACCACGGCAGCATGCCCTTACTGCGGCACTCATCACGGGGGTATTTCTCGAGTTAATGAAATGGTTATTTGCGCTGTATTTAAAACAGTTTGGCACCTACAAACTGGTATATGGCGCATTTGCCAGCTTTCCTATTTTCCTACTGTGGCTCTATGTTTGCTGGGTTATTGTGCTCGGTGGCGCAGTTATATCGGCCACATTGTCGTATTGGCACAATGATGGATGGCAGTGGGATGATCACCATGGCACCCGCTTTGAGCAAGCCATGCGCATTCTGAGCGAATTAGCGCTCGCTCATCGAGAGTCTTATATTCTGCATATCAATGAACTACGCAAGCGCGTAGGTTTGGGGGTCGATGCTACGCAATATTTATTAGATCAGATGGCAGAACGTGGCTGGGTTGAGTCAAACCGTGATGGGGAATGGTTTTTAGCGGGCAGTTCAAACAATATTATGCTCAATCAAGTATTTGAGCTAATAGTAAGCCCCTTAAGTAGCGATGAAAAAAGCGGCCTAGCGCCCCATATGGAGCAAGCCAAGGCCGCTTTAGCAATCAGTTTGGCAGATTATTTGACCACTTCACATCCTGCTGATAGCGCCGCATCGATGGCCGTTTCTGGCAACTCACCAATATAA
- a CDS encoding PilN domain-containing protein, which produces MIRINLLPHRQEKRIARQRRFVGMLSFSFLTACGIVIAGYLLLSARIESQNERNEFLAAENAKLDKEIAEIEKLKAEKQALLDRKQIVERLQSNRTEVVHLLDQLTRQVPEGVYLKDVKQTDDLLVLNGFAQSNARVSTLMRNLNDSPIFEQPLLIEAKAASVGNQRLSDFTLNIKVTRAVSDASNVAKQGK; this is translated from the coding sequence ATGATAAGAATTAACTTATTGCCTCATCGGCAAGAGAAAAGAATCGCACGTCAGCGCCGGTTCGTTGGCATGTTGTCGTTTTCGTTCTTGACCGCATGTGGCATTGTGATTGCTGGATATTTATTACTTTCTGCGCGTATCGAATCTCAAAATGAACGTAATGAATTTTTAGCTGCAGAAAACGCAAAACTGGATAAGGAAATAGCCGAGATCGAGAAGTTAAAGGCTGAGAAACAAGCATTGCTTGATCGCAAACAGATTGTCGAACGCCTGCAGTCAAATAGAACGGAAGTTGTTCATTTGCTTGATCAACTAACTAGGCAAGTTCCTGAAGGCGTTTATCTCAAAGACGTAAAACAGACTGATGATTTGCTAGTTTTAAATGGATTCGCTCAATCAAATGCGCGTGTTTCCACCCTGATGCGAAATTTGAACGATTCTCCGATATTCGAGCAGCCACTATTGATTGAGGCAAAAGCTGCTAGTGTTGGTAATCAACGACTGTCGGATTTTACCTTGAATATCAAGGTAACTCGAGCTGTTTCTGATGCGTCAAATGTTGCGAAACAGGGGAAATAA
- a CDS encoding pilus assembly protein PilM has translation MNLDFLKPSAPPLIGVDISASAVKMVELSQTGRNFSLDRYVIEPLPKDAVTDSNITNPDAVAEAVQRAWKQLGSKIKNVAIALPASAVITKKILVAAGMNERDLEMQVETEANQYIPFSLDEVNLDFQVLGFAANNPDEEEVLIAAAKKSKVEERVAAIEEAGLKASVLDVESYATQAAFELMRPQLPNAGENQIVAVVDIGATAMHMNIFKDGQSIYSRDQAYAGNQLTQEIQRKFNMSSEEAEQAKRQGGLPDNYEPDVLQPFMDTLALEISRSLQFFYTSSNYTTVDHILLAGGCSVIHGLDEVVSSRTQVASTMRANPFFSMSTGKVRGKQIQLDAPSLLIACGLAMRRFDPV, from the coding sequence TTGAACCTCGATTTTTTAAAGCCATCAGCACCACCACTGATCGGAGTGGACATCAGCGCTTCCGCTGTAAAAATGGTTGAGCTGAGCCAGACGGGGCGCAATTTTAGCTTGGATCGCTATGTAATTGAGCCACTACCCAAGGATGCGGTTACCGATAGTAATATTACCAATCCGGATGCTGTTGCAGAAGCAGTGCAGCGTGCTTGGAAGCAGCTTGGTAGCAAGATTAAGAATGTTGCAATTGCACTACCCGCATCTGCAGTAATTACCAAAAAGATTTTGGTGGCTGCTGGGATGAATGAGCGCGACCTTGAGATGCAAGTTGAAACAGAAGCAAATCAGTACATCCCATTTTCATTGGATGAGGTGAATTTGGATTTTCAGGTGCTAGGTTTTGCCGCTAATAATCCAGATGAGGAAGAGGTTTTGATTGCAGCAGCAAAAAAAAGCAAAGTTGAAGAGCGTGTTGCTGCGATCGAGGAAGCAGGTCTAAAAGCCTCGGTGCTAGATGTGGAGTCCTACGCAACTCAGGCAGCATTTGAGTTAATGCGGCCGCAACTGCCTAATGCTGGCGAAAATCAGATTGTGGCAGTTGTTGATATTGGTGCAACTGCGATGCACATGAATATTTTTAAGGATGGGCAGTCAATTTACAGCCGCGATCAAGCCTACGCTGGGAATCAATTGACACAAGAAATTCAGCGTAAATTTAATATGTCATCTGAGGAAGCTGAGCAGGCCAAGCGCCAAGGTGGTTTGCCGGATAATTATGAGCCAGATGTATTGCAACCATTTATGGATACATTGGCGCTTGAAATCTCACGGTCACTGCAATTTTTCTATACATCGAGCAACTACACTACTGTAGATCATATTTTGCTGGCAGGTGGCTGCAGTGTAATTCACGGTTTGGATGAAGTGGTTTCTAGTCGCACTCAGGTTGCTAGCACTATGAGGGCTAACCCTTTCTTTAGTATGTCTACTGGGAAGGTGCGTGGGAAGCAAATACAACTTGATGCGCCTTCGCTATTGATTGCGTGCGGATTGGCTATGCGGAGGTTTGACCCAGTATGA
- a CDS encoding type 4a pilus biogenesis protein PilO — MAITFDELKNLDPKDAGNWPIVVQLGAMVIVMAAVVAAGVFYFWQPQFDELDVGAQKEEQLKQEFLDKKKKAINLEAYRQQLLEIQQSFGALLKQLPNKSEMETLLTEINQAGVGRGLLFELFKPGSELKTAEFAEMPIQIKVTGSYHDLSAFVSDVAQLSRIVTLSDIKLSVPKDPALLNMEATIKTYRALDEAEQQAIRQAELEARKKKRQ; from the coding sequence ATGGCAATTACATTTGATGAGCTGAAGAATCTAGATCCTAAAGACGCTGGTAATTGGCCGATAGTCGTTCAACTGGGGGCTATGGTTATAGTCATGGCTGCAGTTGTGGCGGCAGGAGTTTTTTATTTTTGGCAACCTCAGTTCGACGAATTGGATGTTGGAGCTCAAAAAGAAGAGCAGCTAAAACAGGAATTTTTGGATAAAAAGAAGAAAGCCATTAATCTCGAGGCTTATCGGCAACAGCTGCTCGAGATTCAGCAGTCGTTTGGTGCCTTGTTAAAGCAATTACCCAATAAATCTGAAATGGAAACATTGCTGACCGAAATTAATCAGGCTGGAGTTGGTCGTGGTCTATTGTTTGAGTTGTTCAAACCTGGTAGTGAACTAAAAACAGCTGAATTTGCTGAAATGCCAATTCAGATTAAAGTGACTGGTTCTTATCATGATCTTTCTGCATTCGTGAGCGACGTAGCTCAGCTATCTCGTATCGTTACCTTAAGTGATATAAAGCTCTCCGTGCCTAAAGATCCAGCCTTGCTTAATATGGAAGCTACGATCAAAACGTATCGCGCGCTTGACGAAGCTGAGCAACAAGCCATTCGGCAGGCTGAGCTTGAGGCTCGCAAGAAGAAAAGACAGTAA
- the aroB gene encoding 3-dehydroquinate synthase, translating to MNTHVVRVDIDHAPYDILIGKNLLATATAIGQHLRQPRVAIVTNTTVAPLYLSQLVFALQAQGISCQEIVLPDGEQFKTWESLNLIMDALLTERAERKTTLIALGGGVIGDMTGFAAAIYQRGVPFIQIPTTLLAQVDSSVGGKTAINHPLGKNMIGAFYQPKLVLADLDTLKTLPDREFSAGMAEVIKYGLIDDLEFLQWLETHIDALMARDETLLAEAIRRCCENKARIVAADEKETGQRALLNLGHTFGHAIEAGLGYGAWLHGEAVAAGMVLAAYASAALDHLSAEDVQRVIKLLEKARLPVISPNLGAEQYKALMAQDKKVDAGRIKFILLRQLGQAYIGELPETAIDAALSAGCEVVK from the coding sequence ATGAACACCCATGTGGTTCGCGTTGATATCGATCACGCACCTTACGATATTTTGATTGGTAAAAATTTGCTCGCGACAGCAACTGCAATAGGTCAGCATTTGCGCCAACCGCGGGTTGCGATAGTTACCAATACCACTGTAGCTCCGCTGTATTTATCTCAACTAGTTTTTGCATTGCAGGCGCAAGGGATTAGCTGTCAGGAAATTGTATTGCCTGATGGAGAACAATTTAAAACTTGGGAATCCCTCAATTTAATTATGGATGCGCTGCTCACTGAGCGAGCTGAACGCAAAACCACACTTATTGCACTAGGTGGCGGCGTTATTGGGGATATGACGGGTTTTGCTGCTGCTATTTACCAGCGTGGTGTGCCATTTATTCAAATTCCGACCACCTTGCTTGCACAAGTGGATTCATCAGTAGGCGGGAAAACTGCGATTAATCATCCTCTAGGCAAAAACATGATTGGGGCGTTTTATCAGCCCAAATTAGTGCTTGCAGACTTGGATACATTAAAAACGCTACCTGACCGTGAATTCTCCGCCGGAATGGCTGAAGTGATTAAATACGGTCTGATTGATGATCTAGAATTCCTGCAATGGCTCGAAACACACATTGATGCATTAATGGCGCGGGATGAAACGTTGTTGGCTGAAGCTATTCGACGCTGTTGTGAAAATAAAGCCAGAATCGTAGCCGCCGATGAAAAAGAAACTGGCCAGCGTGCATTGTTAAATCTTGGGCATACATTTGGGCATGCAATCGAAGCGGGATTAGGCTACGGAGCGTGGCTGCACGGCGAGGCGGTAGCGGCAGGTATGGTTTTAGCGGCCTATGCATCTGCAGCATTAGATCATTTATCTGCAGAAGATGTGCAGCGTGTAATCAAATTACTAGAAAAAGCGCGTTTACCTGTTATATCGCCCAATCTAGGTGCTGAACAATACAAAGCCCTGATGGCGCAGGATAAAAAAGTTGATGCTGGCCGCATTAAGTTTATCCTTCTGCGACAGCTCGGTCAGGCTTATATTGGTGAGTTGCCAGAAACGGCCATCGATGCGGCGCTATCAGCAGGATGTGAAGTGGTCAAATAA